Proteins encoded by one window of Clostridium cagae:
- the dprA gene encoding DNA-processing protein DprA, whose product MLNYELWFILLDISNKEKINLIDEYESEENIYNNFENILKENKKLQKKLGNFEKNDLVYQIISVNNTLNQKGIGYITYSNPLYKERLKLLLPTPYYLFYKGDINLINDKSIAIVGARKCSNYALVVTKLLTKEIITNNITLISGGARGVDSIAHKSALENEGKTIIVLGCGIDVVYPSENIALFSKVIKDGLIISEFPLGTKPLRHNFPLRNRIISGLSEGVIVVEASEKSGSLITARIAQEQNKDVLVVPGSILYEGAKGSNKLIKDGCDVLSSIDDLNKFFDTNHIDIEPMKIRPEKREILDMITDAPIHIDDIFKKSCVDRGALYALLFEMQIKNEIICLPGNYYIKII is encoded by the coding sequence ATGTTAAACTATGAGTTATGGTTTATATTGTTAGATATAAGCAATAAAGAAAAAATAAATTTGATAGACGAATATGAAAGTGAAGAAAATATATACAATAATTTTGAGAATATATTAAAAGAAAATAAAAAATTGCAAAAAAAACTTGGAAATTTTGAAAAGAATGATTTGGTTTATCAAATTATATCTGTAAACAATACATTAAATCAAAAAGGTATAGGATATATAACGTACTCTAATCCTTTATATAAAGAGAGATTAAAGCTACTTTTGCCAACACCATATTATTTATTTTATAAAGGAGATATAAATTTAATAAATGATAAATCCATAGCTATTGTAGGTGCAAGAAAATGTTCTAATTATGCATTGGTTGTGACAAAGCTCTTGACAAAGGAGATTATTACTAATAATATAACGCTTATAAGTGGTGGTGCAAGAGGTGTGGATTCCATAGCTCATAAATCCGCTTTAGAAAATGAAGGAAAAACTATTATAGTTTTAGGATGTGGAATAGATGTTGTATATCCATCAGAAAATATAGCTTTATTTTCAAAAGTAATTAAAGATGGATTAATTATTTCAGAATTTCCATTAGGAACTAAACCTTTAAGGCATAACTTTCCATTAAGAAATAGAATAATAAGTGGTTTGAGTGAAGGTGTTATAGTTGTAGAAGCAAGTGAAAAAAGTGGGTCATTAATAACAGCTAGAATAGCACAAGAACAAAATAAAGATGTATTAGTTGTTCCAGGTTCTATTTTGTATGAAGGAGCAAAGGGGTCTAATAAGTTGATCAAAGACGGTTGTGATGTTTTAAGTAGCATAGATGATTTGAATAAATTTTTTGATACAAATCACATAGATATTGAACCAATGAAAATTAGGCCAGAAAAAAGAGAAATATTAGATATGATAACAGATGCACCAATTCATATCGATGATATATTTAAGAAAAGTTGTGTTGACAGAGGGGCTTTATATGCGTTATTATTTGAAATGCAAATAAAAAATGAGATAATTTGCCTTCCTGGTAATTACTATATAAAAATAATTTAA